The window ATGAACGCCGACCACATGATCGACACCGGCACCCCCCGCATCAACGCGGCCGAACGCGCCCGGCGGCACGCCGTCATGGACCGGGCCAAGGCCGCGGGCGCCGTGGACTGGAGCGAGTGGTGGGCCCTGATGGCGAAGGACCCCGCCCTCGCGGCCCCCACCGCCGAACGGTTCGAGATCTACGGCGAGCACGCGGACGGTGACATGCCCTCCGTCCACTGGCACGCCCGCACCCTCCGCGAGGCCGGCTTCGGGGAGGCCCGGGCGGTCTGGGCCTCACCCTCGGACAGCATGGTCCTGGCCGTGAAGTAGGCCCCGGCGAGGCGGCCTCGGGCCGCGATGCGAGGAGGGCGGTACGGACCAGGTCCGTACCGCCCTCCTCGCATCGCTCCTGCCGGAGCTACAGCACCTTCGACAGGAACGACTTCGTGCGGTCGTGCTGCGGGTTGGTCAGGACGTCGCGCGGGTGGCCGGACTCGACCACGACGCCGTCGTCCATGAAGACCAGCGCGTCGCCGACCTCGCGGGCGAAGCCCATCTCGTGCGTGACGACGACCATCGTCATGCCCTCCTCGGCCAGTCCGCGCATGACGTCCAGGACGTCGCCGACCAGCTCGGGGTCGAGCGCCGACGTCGGCTCGTCGAAGAGCATCAGCTTCGGCTCCATGGCCAGCGCGCGGGCGATCGCCACGCGCTGCTGCTGGCCGCCGGAGAGCTGGGACGGGTAGTTCTTCGCCTTGTCGGACAGGCCGACACGGTCCAGGAGCCTCTCCGCACGAGCCCGGGCGACGGCCTTCGCCTCGCCCTTGACCTGGATCGGGGCCTCCATGACGTTCTCGATCGCCGTCATGTGGGGGAACAGGTTGAAACGCTGGAAGACCATGCCGATGTCCCGGCGCTTCAGCGCGACTTCGCTGTCCTTGAGCTCGTAGAGCTTGTCGCCCTTCTGGCGGTACCCGACCAGCTCGCCGTCGACGTACAGCCGGCCGGCGTTGATCTGCTCCAGGTGGTTGATGCACCTCAGGAACGTCGACTTGCCGGAACCGGACGGACCGATCAGGCAGAACACCTCCCGGGGGGCGACCTCGAGGTCGATGCCCTTGAGGATGTGTGCGGGGCCGAAGGACTTGTGCACGCCCTCGGCCTTCACCATGGCGGTCATGCGGCGCCTCCCTTCGGGCGGCCCAGCGACAGCATGTTGGCCCTGATCTTCTGGAACGGGGTGTCCGGCAGGCTGCGGCTGGAGCCGCGTGCGTAGTAGCGCTCCAGGTAGTACTGGCCGATGCTCAGGATCGAGGTGAGCACCATGTACCAGGCCGCCGCAAGGAACAGCATCTCCACGGTGGCACCCGAGGTCTGCGAGACGTTCTGGGTGGAACGCAGCAGCTCGGTGTACTGGACGGCCACCGCGAGCGACGAGGTCTTCAGCATGTTGATGACCTCGTTGCCGGTCGGCGGCACGATCACGCGCATCGCCTGGGGAACGACGATCCGCCGCAGCGTCTTGCCGTGGCTCATGCCCAGCGCGTGCGCCGCCTCGGTCTGCCCCTCGTCCACCGACTGGAGGCCGGCGCGGCAGATCTCCGCCATGTACGCCGCCTCGTTGAGCCCGAGGCCCAGCAGCGCGCAGAGGAACGGAGTCATGAAGGACGACCACTCGTCCTTGTAGATCGGCCCGAGGTTGATGTACTCGAAGACGATCCCGAGGTTGAACCAGACCAGCAGTTGTACGTAGACCGGGGTTCCGCGGAAGAACCAGATGTAGCCCCAGGCTATGGACGTGGTCACCGGGTTCTTCGAAAGCCGCATCACGGCCAGCACGATGCCCAGCACCACGCCGATGATCATCGAGAGGACCGTGATGATGACGGTGTTCTTGACGCCTTCGAGGATCTGGTGATCGAAGAAGTAGTCCGGGATCGCGCCCCAGTTGATGTCGCCCTGTGCGAACGCGTACACGAGCGCGGCCAGCAGGCCTATGGCGACGACGGCCGAGACGTACCGGCCGTAGTGGCGCACCGGTATGGCCTTGATCGCCTCCGGCCCCGCCGACGGGGTGGGCGGGGTGTCCGCCGGGCCCGCTTCCTTGGTTTCAGTCACAGCTGATGCCTTTCAGCGCCGGTCCCGGTTCAGGACCCGCCGTTGATCTTGGCCTCGGTGACCGCGCCCTCGTCGACGCCCCACTTGGAGATGACCTTCGCGTAGTCGCCGTTCTTGATGACCGCGTTCAGAGCCGCCTCGATCGCCTTGGTGAGCTCGTCGTTGCCCTTGGCCACGGCGATGCCGTACGGGGCCGCCTCGACCTGCTCGCCGACCAGCTGGAAGTCCTTGCCGCCGCCCGAGGTCTTCACCGCGTAGGCGGCGACCGGGAAGTCCGAGGAGCCGGCGTCGGCGCCGCCGCCGCGCAGGCGGGTCTGGGCCTCGAGGTCGTTGTCGAACGCCTCGATGGAGATCTTGCCCTTGCTGCCGCACTTGGTGCTCTCGGCCTTGGCGAGGTCGTGGGAGACCGTGCCGCGCTGGACGACCAGCTTCTTGCCGCAGAGGTCCGACCAGGTGCTGATGCCCTTGTCGTCGCCCTTCTTGGTGTAGATGGAGACGCCCGCGGTGAAGTAGTCGATGAAGTCGACGCCCTCGCCGACCTTCTTCTTCGTCTCGGAGTCGACTCCGTCCTGGCGGTCCTTGGTGTCGGTCATGGCGGACATCGCCAGGTCGTAGCGCTTCGAGCGCAGGCCGGTGAGGAGCGTGTCGAACGTGCCGTTCTCGAAGACGAACTTCACGCCGAGCTGCTTGCCGAGGGCGTCCGCCAGGTCGGGGTCGATACCCACCGTCTTGCCGGACTTGTCCTTGAACTCGACCGGCGGGTAGGCGATGTCGGATCCCACCTTGATCTCGCCCTTGTCCTTGATGGACTGGGGGACGAGGTCGGCGAGGGGGGCGTCCTTGGTCGCGGAGGCGCCCGAGTCCTTCTTGGTGGCGCTGTCGGTCTGGTCGCCGCATGCGGTCAGCAGCAGGGTGCCCGCGACCGCGACTGCGCAGACCGCGGCAATCCGGGACGTTGCGGTCGAACGACAGAGGGTGCTTGCGGTCATGGTCGGAATCCTCCGGCGGTGAGAAGTGCAGGTCAGGTGGTTACGCACGCACCTTCGAGTGTCGCCACCTTGTGTGATTAGGGCATCTTGCCATTCGGACTCACCCATTCAGGGGGCTGGTCATGTCAAAATCGGGTAACGGGAGACCCCCGAACCCCAACGGGCCGGTGCCGCAAGGCGGGACCTTCTGCAGGGAAGTGAGCGTTACTCCGGAGAATCTCCGGTGCGTCTCAACCGACGGACGACCTTTGTGGCCCTTAGTGGACTTGTCCAGATTTTCGGCTATGAGTCATCTCACCGAGTCGATACCGACTCGTAAGAGGCTGGGTCCGTCCGGTAAGAAAGACCTTTACACCCCTCATCCGGGGCTCAGGGCGCGTGTGCGGCGCGCCCGCGCGTATGTGTCTCCCCTGCCGGAGCGGGCCAACCGCTCGGTGCCGGGAACGTACGCGGTGCCCGCCCACCCCTCCTCAACCAGGAGTGGCCACCCTCAAATGATGAAGACTTAAGGGGTCAACACAATGGCAGCGGAGATCGTCAATCCTCGCAGCGACAGCAAGACGCCCGGCCCGGCCGGTGCGGACGGACTCACCGGTGCGGACGAGCCCTTCGACCCGGCCTTCGCCCTCCACCGCGGCGGGAAGATGGCCGTGCAGGCCACCGTTCCGATCCGCGACAAGGACGACCTGTCCCTGGCCTACACGCCCGGCGTCGCGAAGGTGTGCAGCGCCATCGCCGAGCATCCCGAACTCGTCCACGACTACACCTGGAAGTCGCAGGTCGTGGCGGTCGTCACGGACGGCACCGCCGTCCTCGGCCTCGGGGACATCGGCCCCGAGGCGTCCCTCCCGGTGATGGAGGGCAAGGCGATCCTCTTCAAGCAGTTCGGCGGGGTCGACGCGGTGCCGATCGCGCTGGCCACCACCGACGCCGACGAGATCGTCGACACCGTCGTGCGCCTGGCGCCGTCCTTCGGCGGGATCAACCTGGAGGACATCTCGGCACCCCGGTGCTTCGAGATCGAGCGCAAGCTCCAGGAACGCCTCGACATCCCGGTCTTCCACGACGACCAGCACGGCACGGCCGTGGTGACGCTCGCGGCCCTGCGCAACGCCACGAAGCTGTCCGGCCGGACGCTCGGTGACCTGCGCGCTGTCATCTCCGGCGCGGGCGCGGCGGGTGTGGCCATCGCGAAGTTCCTGCTGGAGGCGGGCGTCGGCGACGTCGCCGTCGCCGACCGCAAGGGCATCGTCAGCAGCGACCGCGACGACCTCACCGAGGTCAAGCGCGAGCTGGCGGAGATCACCAACCGGGCCGGGATCACGGGATCCCTGGAGAAGGCGCTCGCGGGCGCCGACGTCTTCATCGGCGTCTCCGGCGGTACGGTCCCCGAGCCGGCCGTCGCCTCCATGGCACCCGGCGCGTTCGTGTTCGCCATGGCCAACCCGAACCCCGAGGTCCACCCCGACATCGCGCACAAGTACGCGGCCGTCGTGGCGACCGGGCGGTCGGACTACCCGAACCAGATCAACAACGTGCTGGCGTTCCCCGGCATCTTCGCGGGTGCGCTGCAGGTCCGCGCCTCGCGGATCACCGAGGGCATGAAGATCGCCGCGGCGAACGCCCTGGCGGACGTCGTCGGGAGCGAGCTCGCCGCGGACTACGTGATCCCGTCGCCGTTCGACGAGCGGGTCGCCCCCGCCGTCACCGCGGCCGTCGCGGCGGCGGCCCGGGCGGAGGGCGTCGCCCGGCGCTGACCCCGGAGAGCGGAGGGCCGGGGCCGCCACGGAACCGCCACGCGCGGAACCGTGGCCCCCGGCCCTTCGCGTTCCCCCCGACCTCCGGTTCTGGGGCGTGTGTCACACCATCGAACGGTTACGTCACGACGCGTCACGGCCTATCGTCGTGGCCATGTTCGCCGCCTATGCAGCCCGCATCGACCGTGACCGGCCCCTCGACGGACTCGAGCTGGGTGAACGCCCGGCCCCCGAGGCGCGGTCCGGGTGGACCACCGTCCAGGTCAGGGCCGCGTCGCTCAATCACCACGACCTCTGGTCCCTGCGCGGCGTGGGGCTCGCCGAGGACAAGCTTCCGATGATCCTCGGCTGCGACGCGGCGGGCGTCGACCAGGACGGCAACGAGGTCGTCCTGCACTCCGTCATCGGCCAGACCGGGCACGGGGTCGGCCCGGGCGAGCCCCGGTCCATCCTCACCGAGCGATACCAGGGCACCTTCGCCGAACAGGTCACCGTCCCCAGCTGGAACGTGCTGCCCAAGCCGAAGGAGCTCACCTTCGAAGAGGCCGCCTGCCTGCC is drawn from Streptomyces sp. NBC_00178 and contains these coding sequences:
- a CDS encoding amino acid ABC transporter ATP-binding protein, with protein sequence MTAMVKAEGVHKSFGPAHILKGIDLEVAPREVFCLIGPSGSGKSTFLRCINHLEQINAGRLYVDGELVGYRQKGDKLYELKDSEVALKRRDIGMVFQRFNLFPHMTAIENVMEAPIQVKGEAKAVARARAERLLDRVGLSDKAKNYPSQLSGGQQQRVAIARALAMEPKLMLFDEPTSALDPELVGDVLDVMRGLAEEGMTMVVVTHEMGFAREVGDALVFMDDGVVVESGHPRDVLTNPQHDRTKSFLSKVL
- a CDS encoding NAD(P)-dependent malic enzyme — encoded protein: MAAEIVNPRSDSKTPGPAGADGLTGADEPFDPAFALHRGGKMAVQATVPIRDKDDLSLAYTPGVAKVCSAIAEHPELVHDYTWKSQVVAVVTDGTAVLGLGDIGPEASLPVMEGKAILFKQFGGVDAVPIALATTDADEIVDTVVRLAPSFGGINLEDISAPRCFEIERKLQERLDIPVFHDDQHGTAVVTLAALRNATKLSGRTLGDLRAVISGAGAAGVAIAKFLLEAGVGDVAVADRKGIVSSDRDDLTEVKRELAEITNRAGITGSLEKALAGADVFIGVSGGTVPEPAVASMAPGAFVFAMANPNPEVHPDIAHKYAAVVATGRSDYPNQINNVLAFPGIFAGALQVRASRITEGMKIAAANALADVVGSELAADYVIPSPFDERVAPAVTAAVAAAARAEGVARR
- a CDS encoding ABC transporter substrate-binding protein — its product is MTASTLCRSTATSRIAAVCAVAVAGTLLLTACGDQTDSATKKDSGASATKDAPLADLVPQSIKDKGEIKVGSDIAYPPVEFKDKSGKTVGIDPDLADALGKQLGVKFVFENGTFDTLLTGLRSKRYDLAMSAMTDTKDRQDGVDSETKKKVGEGVDFIDYFTAGVSIYTKKGDDKGISTWSDLCGKKLVVQRGTVSHDLAKAESTKCGSKGKISIEAFDNDLEAQTRLRGGGADAGSSDFPVAAYAVKTSGGGKDFQLVGEQVEAAPYGIAVAKGNDELTKAIEAALNAVIKNGDYAKVISKWGVDEGAVTEAKINGGS
- a CDS encoding amino acid ABC transporter permease, producing MTETKEAGPADTPPTPSAGPEAIKAIPVRHYGRYVSAVVAIGLLAALVYAFAQGDINWGAIPDYFFDHQILEGVKNTVIITVLSMIIGVVLGIVLAVMRLSKNPVTTSIAWGYIWFFRGTPVYVQLLVWFNLGIVFEYINLGPIYKDEWSSFMTPFLCALLGLGLNEAAYMAEICRAGLQSVDEGQTEAAHALGMSHGKTLRRIVVPQAMRVIVPPTGNEVINMLKTSSLAVAVQYTELLRSTQNVSQTSGATVEMLFLAAAWYMVLTSILSIGQYYLERYYARGSSRSLPDTPFQKIRANMLSLGRPKGGAA